Proteins from one Panicum virgatum strain AP13 chromosome 7K, P.virgatum_v5, whole genome shotgun sequence genomic window:
- the LOC120642972 gene encoding quinone-oxidoreductase QR1, chloroplastic-like — protein MASGGRAATMRAVQYSGYGGGSAALKYVQVPIPSLKKDEVLVKVKAASINQGDMWIQKGFFRPFLPKFPFIPGTDVAGEIVEVGSAVREFKPGDNVVSKLNFWKAGGLAEYVAVSEGNTVACPAGVSAADAAGLPMAGLTALQGVKTIGTKFDGRDTGADILITAASSGVGTFAVQLAKLGNHHVTATSGARNLELVRSLGADEVLDYKTPEGAALTNSSGKKYDYVINIAKDNRWPVLKTTLSSHGRVVDIAPNLGNIVASFTTLFARRKLSLLNQSLGKEDLRFLLELMEEGKLRTVVDSRHPFEKAAEAWEKVFSCHAIGKVIVDM, from the exons ATGGCATCCGGTGGGAGGGCGGCCACCATGCGCGCTGTCCAGTACAGCGGCTATGGTGGTGGAAGTGCGGCGCTCAAG TACGTGCAAGTTCCTATTCCTTCACTGAAGAAAGATGAAGTACTTGTCAAAGTTAAAGCAGCAAGCATAAACCAAGGTGATATGTGGATTCAGAAAGGGTTCTTCCGCCCGTTTCTCCCCAAATTTCCGTTTATTCCAG GAACTGACGTCGCTGGGGAGATTGTCGAGGTTGGTTCTGCAGTGCGTGAGTTCAAGCCTGGCGACAATGTTGTGTCCAAACTTAACTTCTGG AAAGCCGGCGGCCTTGCTGAATACGTAGCAGTGTCCGAGGGAAATACGGTGGCTTGCCCCGCCGGAGTATCTGCCGCTGACGCTGCAGGCTTGCCCATGGCTGGCCTCACTGCTCTCCAAGGCGTCAAGACCATCGGCACCAAGTTCGACGGCAGAGACACCGGCGCCGACATCCTGATAACCGCGGCCTCCAGCGGCGTCGGCACGTTCGCCGTCCAGCTCGCCAAGCTCGGGAACCACCACGTCACGGCCACCTCCGGCGCTCGCAACCTGGAGCTCGTTAGAAGCCTCGGCGCCGACGAGGTCCTCGACTACAAGACCCCGGAAGGAGCGGCGCTGACGAACTCGTCGGGCAAGAAGTATGACTACGTCATCAACATCGCCAAGGACAACAGGTGGCCCGTGTTGAAGACGACCCTGAGTAGCCATGGCAGGGTCGTCGATATTGCTCCCAACCTGGGCAACATCGTCGCGTCCTTTACGACGCTGTTCGCCAGGAGGAAGCTGTCGTTGCTGAATCAGTCCCTGGGGAAGGAGGACCTGAGGTTCTTGCTGGAGCTAATGGAGGAAGGCAAGCTCAGGACAGTGGTCGATTCGCGTCATCCATTCGAGAAGGCGGCGGAGGCTTGGGAGAAGGTCTTTAGCTGCCACGCGATTGGAAAGGTCATCGTCGATATGTGA